In one Cyclopterus lumpus isolate fCycLum1 chromosome 24, fCycLum1.pri, whole genome shotgun sequence genomic region, the following are encoded:
- the LOC117727145 gene encoding interferon-induced protein 44-like isoform X2, producing the protein MAQWIRSFFFSPPAPIFSEPWRRIEWGDKQSALQYVKDYNPPTEGQQIRILLHGPVGAGKSSFINSVQSVLQGRMCIKTLVSTSQSCFTKRYMTYEFEKKSLDSFYPFVINDMMGLKDGSFRNQRVHVKDIKRALKGHILDGYRFNPESKLSKEDPYYNPSPGVNDKVHVLVSVIDANTVSQLEDKVVKAIWAIREEASELGIPQVAIFTKIDELCPEIQKDVRNVYKSKILKKAMQRFSEEVGIPMNCIFAVWNYHEDISLSNDNDALILSALTSIMNAGGDFLNTVRE; encoded by the exons ATGGCTCAATGGATCagatctttcttcttttctcctcctgctccaa TTTTCAGTGAACCCTGGAGGAGAATCGAGTGGGG agacaaacagagcgCTCTGCAGTATGTGAAGGACTACAATCCTCCCACTGAAGGCCAGCAGATCAGGATTCTTCTTCATGGACCAGTTGGAGCTGGAAAGTCCAGTTTCATCAACTCCGTCCAAAGTGTCCTGCAGGGCAGAATGTGCATCAAGACTCTGGTGTCCACCTCGCAGTCCTGTTTCACCAAGAGG TACATGACCTAcgagtttgaaaaaaaaagcctggaCAGCTTTTACCCTTTTGTCATCAATGACATGATGGGCCTGAAAGACGGCAGCTTCAGGAACCAAAGAGTTCACGTAAAAGATATCAAGCGGGCGCTGAAGGGACACATACTGGACGGTTACAGG TTCAACCCTGAATCTAAGCTGTCGAAAGAGGATCCGTACTACAACCCTTCCCCAGGGGTCAACGACAAAGTGCACGTCCTGGTTTCGGTCATCGATGCCAACACCGTGTCTCAGCTGGAAGATAAAGTCGTGAAGGCAATATGGGCAATCAGAGAGGAGGCCAGTGAACTGG GGATTCCACAagtggctattttcaccaaaatTGATGAGTTATGTCCTGAAATCCAAAAAGATGTCAGGAATGTCTACAAGAGCAAGATACTGAAGAAAgcg ATGCAGAGGTTCAGTGAAGAAGTGGGTATTCCCATGAACTGTATCTTCGCCGTGTGGAACTACCATGAAGACATCAGCTTGAGCAACGACAACGACGCTCTGATCCTGAGCGCGCTGACGAGCATCATGAACGCTGGAGGCGACTTCCTCAACACCGTCAGAGAGTAA
- the LOC117727145 gene encoding interferon-induced protein 44-like isoform X1 → MNVTFTIDMAQWIRSFFFSPPAPIFSEPWRRIEWGDKQSALQYVKDYNPPTEGQQIRILLHGPVGAGKSSFINSVQSVLQGRMCIKTLVSTSQSCFTKRYMTYEFEKKSLDSFYPFVINDMMGLKDGSFRNQRVHVKDIKRALKGHILDGYRFNPESKLSKEDPYYNPSPGVNDKVHVLVSVIDANTVSQLEDKVVKAIWAIREEASELGIPQVAIFTKIDELCPEIQKDVRNVYKSKILKKAMQRFSEEVGIPMNCIFAVWNYHEDISLSNDNDALILSALTSIMNAGGDFLNTVRE, encoded by the exons ATGAATGTTACTTTTACTATAGATATGGCTCAATGGATCagatctttcttcttttctcctcctgctccaa TTTTCAGTGAACCCTGGAGGAGAATCGAGTGGGG agacaaacagagcgCTCTGCAGTATGTGAAGGACTACAATCCTCCCACTGAAGGCCAGCAGATCAGGATTCTTCTTCATGGACCAGTTGGAGCTGGAAAGTCCAGTTTCATCAACTCCGTCCAAAGTGTCCTGCAGGGCAGAATGTGCATCAAGACTCTGGTGTCCACCTCGCAGTCCTGTTTCACCAAGAGG TACATGACCTAcgagtttgaaaaaaaaagcctggaCAGCTTTTACCCTTTTGTCATCAATGACATGATGGGCCTGAAAGACGGCAGCTTCAGGAACCAAAGAGTTCACGTAAAAGATATCAAGCGGGCGCTGAAGGGACACATACTGGACGGTTACAGG TTCAACCCTGAATCTAAGCTGTCGAAAGAGGATCCGTACTACAACCCTTCCCCAGGGGTCAACGACAAAGTGCACGTCCTGGTTTCGGTCATCGATGCCAACACCGTGTCTCAGCTGGAAGATAAAGTCGTGAAGGCAATATGGGCAATCAGAGAGGAGGCCAGTGAACTGG GGATTCCACAagtggctattttcaccaaaatTGATGAGTTATGTCCTGAAATCCAAAAAGATGTCAGGAATGTCTACAAGAGCAAGATACTGAAGAAAgcg ATGCAGAGGTTCAGTGAAGAAGTGGGTATTCCCATGAACTGTATCTTCGCCGTGTGGAACTACCATGAAGACATCAGCTTGAGCAACGACAACGACGCTCTGATCCTGAGCGCGCTGACGAGCATCATGAACGCTGGAGGCGACTTCCTCAACACCGTCAGAGAGTAA
- the LOC117727146 gene encoding interferon-induced protein 44-like codes for MSQWIRSFIKPPPPPSPCFDEPWRSIDWGDKQSALQYVKDYNPPTEGQQIRILLHGPVGAGKSSFINSVNSVLRGRIYTQALAANTATGCFTKEYTTYKIQRGGPEPYYPFVFNDIMGLDPLKGVLVDDVKLALKGHVKNGYKFNPESSLSEDDRFYNSSPNLNDKVHVLVCVVPADTVSGMNDRTVQKIQDIRMEASKLKIPQVAILTKIDVSPEVKKDLKNVYKVKYLKEKMEEFSANVGIPMNCIFPVKNYDSEIDLDNDVDSLILSSLKQIINFGEDGINFHQSV; via the exons ATGTCTCAATGGATCAGATCTTTCATcaaacctccacctccaccctctccat GTTTCGATGAACCATGGAGGAGCATCGACTGGGG agacaaacagagcgCTCTGCAGTATGTGAAGGACTACAATCCTCCCACTGAAGGCCAGCAGATCAGGATTCTTCTTCATGGACCAGTTGGAGCTGGAAAGTCCAGTTTCATCAACTCCGTCAACAGTGTCTTAAGAGGCCGAATATACACTCAGGCCTTGGCAGCTAATACCGCTACCGGCTGCTTCACCAAAGAG TACACAACCTACAAGATCCAGAGAGGAGGCCCAGAGCCGTACTACCCTTTTGTCTTCAATGACATCATGGGCCTGGATCCACTCAAAGGTGTCCTGGTGGACGACGTCAAACTGGCTTTAAAGGGACACGTGAAGAACGGTTACAAG TTCAACCCTGAATCCAGCTTGTCAGAGGACGATAGATTCTACAACAGTTCCCCAAACCTCAACGACAAAGTTCATGTTCTGGTTTGTGTCGTTCCTGCCGACACCGTTTCTGGAATGAATGATAGAACTGTGCAGAAGATTCAAGACATCAGGATGGAAGCCAGTAAACTGA AGATCCCTCAGGTGGCCATTCTCACCAAAATTGATGTCAGTCCTGAAGTCAAAAAGGATTTAAAGAACGTCTACAAGGTCAAGTACCTGAAGGAAAAG ATGGAGGAGTTCAGTGCCAATGTGGGAATCCCAATGAACTGCATCTTCCCCGTGAAGAACTACGATTCAGAAATCGACCTCGACAATGACGTTGACTCGCTGATCCTGAGCTCACTGAAACAGATCATCAACTTCGGAGAAGACGGCATCAACTTCCACCAGTCAGTCTGA
- the LOC117727144 gene encoding interferon-induced protein 44-like has protein sequence MGSNSSQPEPQPPPQVVHRFTPPPSLCFDEPWRRIDWGDKQSALQYVKDYNPPTEGQQIRILLHGPVGAGKSSFINSVNSVLRGRIYTQALAANTATGCFTKEYTTYKIQRGGPEPYYPFVFNDIMGLDPLKGVLVDDIKLALKGHVKNGYKFNPESSLSEDDRFYNSSPNLNDKVHVLVCVVPADTVSGMNDRTVQKIQDIRMEASKLKIPQVAILTKIDEVSPEVKKDLKNVYKVKYLKEKMEEFSANVGIPMNCIFPVKNYDSEIDLDNDVDSLILSSLKQIINFGEDRINFHQSQSESSD, from the exons ATGGGGTCGAACAGTTCTCAGCCTGAACCTCAACCGCCTCCCCAGGTGGTCCACCGTtttacccctcccccctctctat GTTTCGATGAACCATGGAGGAGAATCGACTGGGG agacaaacagagcgCTCTGCAGTATGTGAAGGACTACAATCCTCCCACTGAAGGCCAGCAGATCAGGATTCTTCTTCATGGACCAGTTGGAGCTGGAAAGTCCAGTTTCATCAACTCCGTCAACAGTGTCTTAAGAGGCCGAATATACACTCAGGCCTTGGCAGCTAATACCGCTACCGGCTGCTTCACCAAAGAG TACACAACCTACAAGATCCAGAGAGGAGGCCCAGAGCCGTACTACCCTTTTGTCTTCAATGACATCATGGGCCTGGATCCACTCAAAGGTGTCCTGGTGGACGACATCAAACTGGCTTTAAAGGGACACGTGAAGAACGGTTACAAG TTCAACCCTGAATCCAGCTTGTCAGAGGACGATAGATTCTACAACAGTTCCCCAAACCTCAACGACAAAGTTCATGTTCTGGTTTGTGTCGTTCCTGCCGACACCGTTTCTGGAATGAATGATAGAACTGTGCAGAAGATTCAAGACATCAGGATGGAAGCCAGTAAACTGA AGATCCCTCAGGTGGCCATTCTCACCAAAATTGATGAAGTCAGTCCTGAAGTCAAAAAGGATTTAAAGAACGTCTACAAGGTCAAGTACCTGAAGGAAAAG ATGGAGGAGTTCAGTGCCAATGTGGGAATCCCAATGAACTGCATCTTCCCCGTGAAGAACTACGATTCAGAAATCGACCTCGACAATGACGTTGACTCGCTGATCCTGAGCTCACTGAAACAGATCATCAACTTCGGAGAAGACCGCATCAACTTCCACCAGAGTCAGTCTGAATCCTCAGACTGA